In Sphingobacterium sp. lm-10, one DNA window encodes the following:
- a CDS encoding sigma-54 dependent transcriptional regulator, with product MTTVLIIDDERPIRSSLRDILEYEDYKVLDVDNGTDALEILKKEKIDLVLCDIKMNKMDGMEVLSTSKTFTDTPFIMISGHGTIETAVEAARKGAFDFLEKPLDLNRLLITVRNALEKGSLVKETKVLKKKVSKTKEILGESSGISVIKDTIDKVAPTDARVLVTGANGAGKELVARWLHEKSERSSAPLIEVNCAAIPSELIESELFGHEKGSFTSAVKQRIGKFEQATGGTLFLDEIGDMSLSAQAKVLRALQEHKITRVGGDKEISVNVRVIAATNKDLLREIEEGNFRMDLYHRLSVILIHVPPLNERKGDIPIIARSFCEEICGEYSMPVKEFTNDAMKALQALPWTGNIRELRNMVERLIILSGKNITAKEVESFANPSQPNSKSRKMLDLDAFESITAYQQHAESLYLDFQLAKYNGRKDLVAQAVGLSASELDSKLRQYNLEH from the coding sequence ATGACTACAGTACTGATTATTGATGATGAAAGACCAATCCGGAGTTCACTTCGAGATATTTTAGAATATGAAGACTACAAAGTCCTCGATGTGGATAATGGCACCGATGCACTGGAAATTCTAAAAAAAGAAAAAATTGATTTGGTGTTATGCGATATCAAGATGAATAAGATGGACGGTATGGAAGTACTCAGTACTTCTAAAACCTTTACCGACACGCCATTCATCATGATCTCTGGGCATGGTACTATCGAGACTGCTGTAGAAGCGGCCAGAAAAGGTGCATTCGACTTTTTAGAAAAACCACTAGACCTCAATCGACTCCTAATTACAGTACGTAATGCGCTGGAAAAAGGGTCTTTGGTGAAGGAAACCAAAGTTTTAAAGAAGAAAGTTTCCAAAACCAAAGAAATACTGGGTGAATCCAGTGGCATCTCTGTCATAAAAGACACCATAGATAAGGTGGCGCCAACAGATGCTCGGGTATTGGTTACCGGAGCAAATGGAGCTGGTAAAGAATTGGTGGCGCGCTGGCTGCACGAAAAATCAGAACGCTCATCGGCACCTCTGATTGAAGTGAACTGTGCCGCGATTCCTTCCGAGCTTATTGAGTCCGAACTATTCGGACATGAAAAGGGATCTTTTACGTCGGCAGTAAAACAGCGGATTGGTAAGTTTGAGCAAGCCACCGGTGGAACACTTTTTCTAGATGAGATAGGAGACATGAGCCTTTCTGCTCAAGCAAAAGTATTACGCGCTTTACAGGAACATAAAATCACCCGAGTTGGTGGCGATAAAGAGATTTCGGTAAATGTACGTGTGATCGCTGCCACGAATAAAGATTTGCTTCGTGAAATTGAAGAAGGCAATTTTCGGATGGACTTGTATCACCGATTAAGTGTAATTCTGATTCACGTACCACCGTTGAACGAGCGTAAAGGCGATATTCCTATTATTGCTCGCTCTTTTTGCGAGGAGATTTGTGGTGAATATAGCATGCCGGTTAAAGAGTTTACGAACGATGCCATGAAGGCACTGCAAGCATTACCATGGACGGGCAACATACGTGAGCTACGTAACATGGTAGAGCGCTTAATCATCCTAAGCGGTAAAAATATTACTGCCAAGGAGGTCGAGTCCTTCGCAAATCCTTCACAGCCCAACTCTAAAAGCCGCAAGATGTTGGATCTGGATGCTTTTGAATCCATTACAGCATATCAGCAACACGCGGAGTCGTTATATTTGGATTTTCAATTGGCGAAATACAACGGACGTAAGGATCTTGTTGCACAAGCTGTTGGCTTGTCGGCTTCCGAATTAGATTCAAAACTTAGGCAATATAATCTCGAGCATTAG
- a CDS encoding DNA/RNA non-specific endonuclease, whose protein sequence is MKSYISYFLFYLFLLAGSCKNLVHISDSSDTRTASSSTAGNMGKINVQIATDVPPSVGENSNMYLGNPSNAQPSFIFKNNYLINLEYYIMSYDADRGIPNWVSWHLNSDRLINNTKRSNKFVEYTGLPESWYQVQHRSYTASGFDRGHHCPSADRLTSEQANASTFLMINMLPQAPNNNQRVWNNFEMYLRKRVNEGNEIYIIMGSYGQGGVGNEGYALSIDDGRVAVPSHIWKIAIILPEGTNDLDRIEAGEAEIIAITTPNENSVRSSWKNYIVSIRAIEDATGYNFLSELSIPMQNELELQSDQAA, encoded by the coding sequence ATGAAATCCTATATATCGTACTTCTTATTCTATCTTTTTTTATTGGCTGGATCCTGTAAAAATCTCGTTCATATAAGCGACTCTTCGGATACCAGAACGGCTTCGAGTTCAACAGCTGGCAACATGGGTAAGATCAATGTACAAATTGCTACAGACGTACCACCATCGGTGGGCGAAAACAGTAACATGTACTTAGGAAACCCGTCGAATGCTCAACCATCCTTTATCTTCAAAAACAACTACTTGATTAATCTGGAGTACTATATCATGTCTTATGATGCTGATCGTGGAATCCCAAATTGGGTAAGCTGGCATTTAAATAGCGATCGTTTAATCAATAACACCAAGCGTAGCAATAAGTTTGTCGAATACACAGGCCTTCCTGAAAGTTGGTATCAGGTACAGCATAGAAGCTATACCGCCTCTGGCTTTGACCGCGGGCATCATTGCCCTTCAGCAGATAGGTTAACTTCTGAGCAAGCTAATGCATCAACCTTTCTCATGATCAATATGCTACCACAAGCACCAAATAACAATCAACGGGTATGGAACAATTTTGAAATGTACCTGAGGAAACGGGTAAATGAAGGTAATGAAATCTACATTATCATGGGTTCTTATGGTCAAGGTGGCGTAGGAAATGAAGGCTACGCCTTGAGCATAGATGATGGTCGTGTGGCTGTACCTTCGCATATCTGGAAGATTGCGATTATTCTGCCTGAAGGCACGAACGATCTAGATCGAATTGAAGCGGGCGAAGCAGAGATTATTGCCATCACTACACCCAATGAAAATAGTGTACGCTCTTCCTGGAAAAACTATATAGTAAGTATCCGTGCTATTGAAGACGCTACGGGTTACAACTTTCTTTCGGAACTAAGCATTCCTATGCAGAATGAATTGGAATTGCAATCGGATCAGGCCGCTTAA
- a CDS encoding zinc ribbon domain-containing protein YjdM — translation MNTIPPCPRCESVYAYEMDALLVCPECGHEWNQEEIEEETLAIVVKDSNGNILQNGDSVIVIKNLPVKGSPKGIKSGTKVRNIKLVDGDHNIDCKIEGFGAMALKSEFVKKS, via the coding sequence TTGAATACTATACCTCCTTGTCCACGATGTGAATCTGTTTATGCCTATGAAATGGACGCTTTATTGGTTTGTCCAGAATGCGGCCATGAATGGAACCAGGAAGAGATCGAAGAAGAGACTCTTGCAATCGTAGTAAAAGATAGCAACGGAAATATTCTACAAAACGGCGATAGTGTAATTGTCATTAAAAATTTGCCCGTTAAAGGTTCTCCAAAGGGTATTAAATCAGGAACTAAGGTTAGAAACATAAAGCTCGTTGATGGGGATCACAATATAGATTGCAAGATTGAAGGCTTTGGTGCTATGGCTTTGAAATCGGAATTTGTCAAGAAGTCTTAA
- a CDS encoding TIM barrel protein: MNRMDFLKKSALVVGASAALPKSDVWAAESLKSNATFNLDYAPHQGMFSATAGKNFLDEIRYMHDLGFRSIEDNNMPSRSQREQTEIGELLTKLDMRMGVFVVPKGGNGQNTLAAGKQAHEDIFLKGCKESLEVAKRVNAKWVTVVPGDYERKLPIGVQTANVIESLKRGAAIFEPHGISMVLEPLSDTPDLFLRYSDQAYDICKSVDSPSCKILYDIYHQQKNEGNLIHLMELCWSEIAYIQVGDNPGRNEPTTGEINYLNIFKWLNTKGYQDIVGMEHGISESGKAGEERLLKAYRAVDSFN; the protein is encoded by the coding sequence ATGAATAGAATGGATTTTCTTAAAAAAAGTGCGCTTGTTGTGGGTGCCTCAGCGGCGTTGCCGAAGTCGGACGTATGGGCGGCCGAATCGCTAAAATCCAATGCTACTTTTAATCTCGATTATGCCCCCCATCAAGGGATGTTTTCAGCTACGGCAGGTAAAAATTTTCTTGATGAAATTCGCTATATGCACGATCTAGGGTTTCGCAGTATTGAAGACAATAATATGCCATCCCGGTCGCAGCGCGAACAAACGGAAATAGGCGAGCTACTGACCAAGCTGGATATGCGTATGGGCGTTTTCGTAGTGCCAAAAGGTGGTAATGGACAAAATACGCTGGCAGCGGGCAAACAAGCGCATGAAGACATCTTCTTAAAAGGATGCAAGGAATCTCTTGAAGTCGCCAAACGTGTTAACGCAAAATGGGTAACCGTGGTACCCGGTGATTATGAGCGAAAGCTGCCAATAGGAGTGCAGACCGCCAATGTCATCGAGAGCCTAAAGCGTGGTGCAGCCATCTTCGAACCACATGGAATCAGTATGGTTTTAGAACCACTTAGTGATACCCCAGATCTATTTCTTCGCTATAGTGATCAGGCTTACGATATTTGTAAATCTGTTGATAGTCCTTCCTGTAAAATTCTTTACGACATCTACCACCAACAAAAAAATGAGGGCAACCTCATTCACTTGATGGAACTATGTTGGAGTGAGATTGCCTACATTCAAGTAGGTGATAACCCTGGCCGAAATGAGCCTACTACTGGAGAAATAAACTACCTCAACATATTTAAATGGTTGAATACAAAGGGGTATCAGGATATTGTAGGTATGGAACATGGAATTTCAGAATCCGGCAAAGCAGGAGAGGAACGTCTTCTAAAAGCTTATAGAGCAGTAGATTCATTCAACTAA